A DNA window from Gopherus evgoodei ecotype Sinaloan lineage unplaced genomic scaffold, rGopEvg1_v1.p scaffold_68_arrow_ctg1, whole genome shotgun sequence contains the following coding sequences:
- the LOC115643710 gene encoding olfactory receptor 52E2-like, producing MAAFNFTPSDPSTFILTGIPGLEAAHIWISIPFSMFYIISLLGNFTLLCVVGKEQTLHKPMYLLLCMLALTDIATPTFVMPKALGIFWFDLKGITMAGCLTQMFFLHMVSVIHSATLVTMAFDRYVAICIPLRYATILTNAQIAKLGLVGLIRAVLFILPLPVLMSQQPFCANRIIPHTQCEYIAVFKMACGDITVTRIYGLVLMFVINGFDLTLIALSYGLIITAVLRIGSKNAHQKALNTCTTHICVMLTYYTPSIFSNLTYRFGQGIAPHVQIILADLYLLIPPMLNPIIYGIRTKELRDKVGKYICCRR from the coding sequence ATGGCAGCTTTCAACTTCACCCCCTCTGACCCTTCAACGTTCATCCTAACGGGCATCCCCGGCCTGGAGGCTGCCCacatctggatttccatccctttctctatGTTCTACATTATCAgcctgttgggaaatttcacaCTTCTGTGTGTTGTAGGTAAGGAGCAGACCCTGCACAAGCCGatgtacctgctgctctgcatgctggcgcTCACAGACATCGCCACACCTACCTTTGTCATGCCAAAGGCACTGGGCATATTTTGGTTCGATTTGAAAGGCATTACTATGGctggctgcctcacccagatgttcttccttcACATGGTTTCTGTTATACACTCAGCCACCCTCGTGACAATGGCCTTTGATCGCTACGTTGCCATATGTATCCCTCTGAGATATGCCACCATCCTCACCAATGCACAAATAGCTAAGCTTGGTCTTGTAGGTTTGATAAgagctgttctcttcattctgccCCTACCCGTGCTTATGAGTcagcagccattctgtgccaaccGCATTATCCCCCATACTCAATGTGAGTACATAGCTGTGTTCAAGATGGCATGTGGGGACATTACAGTAACCAGGATATACGGCTTGGTGCTAATGTTTGTAATCAATGGGTTTGACCTGACGCTCATTGCCCTGTCCTACGGTCTGATCATCACTGCCGTCCTCAGAATTGGCTCTAAGAATGCTCACCAGAAAGCCCTCAACACTTGCACAAcccacatctgtgtgatgctGACATATTACACCCCTAGCATCTTCTCCAATCTCACATACCGGTTTGGTCAAGGCATCGCTCCCCATGTTCAAATCATCTTGGCTGACCTCTATCTCCTCATCCCTCCCATGCTCAACCCGATCATTTATGGGATCAGAACCAAAGAGCTTCGTGACAAAGTAGGCAAATACATCTGCTGCAGAAGGTGA